The following are encoded together in the Anaeromyxobacter diazotrophicus genome:
- the rbfA gene encoding 30S ribosome-binding factor RbfA → MSTHDRAARVAHEFQRELGALLARGLKDPRITGFITVTGAKMPPDLKDITVYVSIHGDDATREQTLEGLRAAAGYLQREVGRQLRLRYTPHLRFAYDGSVAEGDKIERLLKSIHDGEKSS, encoded by the coding sequence ATGAGCACGCACGATCGCGCCGCCCGGGTGGCGCACGAGTTCCAGCGCGAGCTGGGGGCGCTGCTGGCGCGCGGCCTCAAGGACCCGCGCATCACCGGCTTCATCACCGTCACCGGCGCCAAGATGCCGCCGGACCTGAAGGACATCACCGTCTACGTCTCCATCCATGGGGACGACGCGACGCGCGAGCAGACGCTGGAGGGCCTGCGCGCGGCGGCCGGGTACCTGCAGCGCGAGGTGGGGCGCCAGCTCCGCCTCCGCTACACGCCGCACCTGCGCTTCGCCTACGACGGCAGCGTGGCCGAGGGCGACAAGATCGAGCGGCTGCTCAAGTCCATCCACGACGGGGAGAAGTCGTCGTAG
- a CDS encoding DUF503 domain-containing protein — protein MFVGVLRLTLHLPEPGSLKSKRHLLRSALDRVKAKFNVSIAEVAENDLWQRSVVGVCAVGNDHAFVNEALDKVADFVGSMHGGQLQVLDRVIAIETFPDGLGEGGESGRTLADVQGWEDDAQKEEDP, from the coding sequence ATGTTCGTCGGCGTCCTCAGACTCACCCTCCACCTGCCCGAGCCGGGGTCGCTCAAGTCGAAGCGGCACCTGCTCCGCTCCGCCCTCGACCGGGTGAAGGCGAAGTTCAACGTCTCGATCGCCGAGGTGGCGGAGAACGATCTCTGGCAGCGCAGCGTGGTCGGCGTCTGCGCCGTCGGCAACGACCACGCGTTCGTGAACGAGGCGCTCGACAAGGTGGCCGACTTCGTGGGCTCGATGCACGGCGGCCAGCTGCAGGTGCTCGACCGCGTCATCGCCATCGAGACCTTCCCCGACGGCCTGGGCGAGGGCGGCGAGAGCGGGCGGACGCTGGCGGACGTCCAGGGTTGGGAAGACGACGCTCAGAAGGAGGAGGACCCATGA
- the infB gene encoding translation initiation factor IF-2, translating to MSKKRVHELGKELREHGIELSNTELVDKLHALGYTDVKSHSSSLEDDQAATALEKILGERKPKPAPVKPTGPGFVVRKRAHVEPPPPPPVQAAPPPPEPAPVEPAAEPLEAQQAEPVAAPAPSEAPLAASAESQPAAAAQAAEPSPAAPPAAPPLAASPAAGAPPAPAAGAPAASPAPSPSAPPAAAPASRPSGPPASAPMPMAAAPQAPARPAIDPRTLRPTSTQAVVISRPTVPVRRVTPPSSSRQSFPAAPGPRALGEVRELKVVPGMLGREREFIDVSKDKNKRGRGTGRPADEAAKSLTGKELLAAAINDRSYIPIRGKKKRATKKGAKTQITEKAEHKKIIRVEESISVSNLSQLMGVKASDLIRKLMQAGKMATINQLIDADTAAFLASEFGYTVEKKGFEVEEYIPEVEEDEAKLVTRPPVVTVMGHVDHGKTSLLDAIRQADVAAGEAGGITQHIGAYSVQTSKGPITFLDTPGHEAFTAMRQRGAQVTDLVVLVVAADDGVMPQTIESIKQAKAAKVTILVAINKIDKPGATPERVMQQLNEYELVPEQWGGTTIMLPVSARTKQGIPELLEYIALQAEVLELKANPEKLAKGVVIEAKLEKGRGPVATVLVQEGTLRTGDALVTGAEYGRVRAMMNERGEQVKAVSPGYPVEVLGLSGVPTAGDEFDVVEDEKAAKEVAEHRAEKARQKELGSVKKATLEDLFAKAKTGGQKELNVVVKADVQGSAEAVSTALQRLATKKVGVKVLTSGVGVITESDVLTAAAGKAIIVGFNTKPETKVDQIASQQGVTIKLFSIIYEAVDAVREDMVGLLEPIIKEKPLGKAEVRQVFNITRVGVIAGSAVTEGVIRRNAMCRVVRDRKVVHTGKIGSLKRLKDDVREVAQGLECGIGVDGFEAFKPGDVVEAYEQESIRPSLD from the coding sequence ATGTCGAAGAAGCGGGTCCACGAGCTCGGCAAAGAGCTCAGAGAGCATGGGATCGAGCTCTCGAACACCGAGCTCGTCGATAAGCTCCACGCGCTGGGCTACACCGACGTGAAGAGCCACAGCTCGTCGCTCGAGGACGACCAGGCGGCCACTGCGCTGGAGAAGATCTTGGGCGAGAGGAAGCCGAAGCCGGCCCCCGTGAAGCCGACAGGCCCGGGGTTCGTCGTCCGCAAGCGGGCCCACGTCGAGCCGCCTCCTCCGCCCCCCGTGCAGGCGGCGCCGCCGCCGCCCGAGCCGGCGCCCGTCGAGCCTGCCGCCGAGCCGCTGGAGGCCCAGCAGGCGGAGCCGGTGGCCGCGCCCGCGCCGAGCGAGGCGCCGCTCGCCGCCTCGGCCGAGTCGCAGCCGGCCGCCGCCGCCCAGGCCGCCGAGCCGTCCCCGGCCGCGCCGCCCGCCGCGCCCCCACTCGCCGCCAGCCCGGCCGCCGGCGCCCCGCCGGCCCCCGCCGCGGGCGCGCCTGCGGCCTCGCCCGCGCCGTCGCCCTCCGCTCCACCCGCCGCCGCGCCCGCGTCCCGGCCGTCCGGCCCTCCCGCGTCGGCGCCGATGCCGATGGCGGCCGCGCCCCAGGCGCCGGCGCGGCCGGCGATCGACCCGCGCACGCTCCGCCCGACCTCCACCCAGGCGGTGGTCATCTCGCGGCCGACCGTCCCGGTCCGCCGCGTGACGCCTCCTTCGTCCTCCCGCCAGAGCTTCCCGGCGGCGCCGGGCCCGCGCGCGCTGGGCGAGGTCCGCGAGCTCAAGGTCGTCCCCGGGATGCTCGGGCGCGAGCGCGAGTTCATCGACGTCTCGAAGGACAAGAACAAGCGCGGGCGCGGGACCGGCCGCCCGGCCGACGAGGCGGCGAAGTCGCTCACCGGCAAGGAGCTGCTGGCGGCCGCCATCAACGACCGGTCGTACATCCCGATCCGCGGCAAGAAGAAGCGAGCCACCAAGAAGGGGGCGAAGACGCAGATCACCGAGAAGGCCGAGCACAAGAAGATCATCCGGGTCGAGGAGTCCATCTCGGTCTCGAACCTCTCCCAGCTCATGGGCGTCAAGGCGTCGGACCTCATCAGGAAGCTGATGCAGGCCGGCAAGATGGCGACCATCAACCAGCTCATCGACGCGGACACCGCCGCCTTCCTGGCGAGCGAGTTCGGCTACACCGTCGAGAAGAAGGGCTTCGAGGTCGAGGAGTACATCCCGGAGGTGGAGGAGGACGAGGCGAAGCTCGTCACCCGGCCGCCCGTGGTCACCGTCATGGGCCACGTCGACCACGGCAAGACCTCGCTGCTCGACGCTATCCGCCAGGCCGACGTGGCCGCCGGCGAGGCGGGCGGCATCACCCAGCACATCGGCGCCTACTCGGTGCAGACGTCGAAGGGTCCCATCACCTTCCTCGACACGCCGGGCCACGAGGCCTTCACCGCCATGCGCCAGCGCGGCGCGCAGGTGACGGACCTGGTCGTGCTGGTGGTGGCCGCCGACGACGGCGTCATGCCGCAGACGATCGAGTCGATCAAGCAGGCGAAGGCCGCGAAGGTCACGATCCTCGTCGCCATCAACAAGATCGACAAGCCGGGCGCGACGCCCGAGCGCGTCATGCAGCAGCTCAACGAGTACGAGCTCGTGCCCGAGCAGTGGGGCGGCACGACCATCATGCTGCCCGTCTCGGCCCGCACCAAGCAGGGCATCCCGGAGCTGCTCGAGTACATCGCGCTGCAGGCCGAGGTGCTGGAGCTCAAGGCGAACCCGGAGAAGCTCGCCAAGGGCGTCGTCATCGAGGCCAAGCTGGAGAAGGGCCGCGGCCCGGTCGCCACCGTGCTGGTGCAGGAGGGCACGCTCCGCACCGGCGACGCCCTGGTCACCGGCGCCGAGTACGGCCGCGTCCGCGCCATGATGAACGAGCGCGGCGAGCAGGTGAAGGCGGTCTCCCCGGGCTATCCGGTCGAGGTGCTCGGCCTCTCGGGCGTCCCCACCGCCGGCGACGAGTTCGACGTGGTGGAGGACGAGAAGGCCGCCAAGGAGGTCGCCGAGCACCGCGCCGAGAAGGCGCGCCAGAAGGAGCTCGGGTCGGTCAAGAAGGCGACCCTCGAGGACCTCTTCGCCAAGGCCAAGACCGGCGGGCAGAAGGAGCTCAACGTCGTCGTCAAGGCGGACGTGCAGGGCTCGGCCGAGGCGGTCTCGACGGCGCTGCAGCGGCTCGCCACCAAGAAGGTGGGGGTGAAGGTCCTCACCTCGGGCGTGGGCGTCATCACCGAGTCCGACGTGCTCACCGCCGCCGCCGGCAAGGCCATCATCGTCGGCTTCAACACGAAGCCCGAGACGAAGGTCGATCAGATCGCGAGCCAGCAGGGCGTCACCATCAAGCTCTTCTCCATCATCTACGAGGCGGTCGACGCCGTCCGCGAGGACATGGTCGGGCTGCTCGAGCCCATCATCAAGGAGAAGCCGCTCGGCAAGGCCGAGGTGCGCCAGGTCTTCAACATCACCCGCGTCGGCGTCATCGCCGGCTCGGCCGTGACCGAGGGCGTCATCCGCCGCAACGCCATGTGCCGCGTGGTGCGCGACCGCAAGGTCGTCCACACCGGCAAGATCGGCTCGCTGAAGCGCCTCAAGGACGACGTCCGCGAGGTGGCGCAGGGGCTCGAGTGCGGCATCGGCGTGGACGGCTTCGAGGCCTTCAAGCCGGGCGACGTCGTCGAGGCCTACGAGCAGGAGTCGATCCGCCCCTCGCTGGATTAG
- a CDS encoding YlxR family protein, whose amino-acid sequence MPEPIRTCVGCGVRAPQRELVRLRLVEGRVEVDRRRSGGRGAWLHADRGCLERAEKRRAFARVFRRAGATPAAELLRDVLTGSARKD is encoded by the coding sequence ATGCCGGAGCCGATTCGCACCTGCGTCGGCTGCGGCGTCCGGGCGCCGCAGCGCGAGCTGGTGAGGCTCCGGCTGGTGGAGGGGCGGGTGGAGGTCGACCGGCGGCGGTCCGGAGGGCGGGGCGCCTGGCTGCACGCCGACCGCGGGTGCCTGGAGCGGGCGGAGAAGCGCAGGGCCTTCGCCCGGGTCTTCAGGCGCGCCGGGGCGACCCCGGCGGCCGAGCTGCTCCGTGATGTGTTGACGGGAAGTGCCCGTAAGGATTAG